Proteins from a genomic interval of Spea bombifrons isolate aSpeBom1 chromosome 4, aSpeBom1.2.pri, whole genome shotgun sequence:
- the SQSTM1 gene encoding sequestosome-1 — MSVTVKAYLLGKDDSHKEIRRFAFPLPAGTGRAPANATSMCDDLSRKVTEMFQGLRGGPFQMFYRDEEGDLVAFSTDEELNMALSGLKEDVFRIYLKEKKDGKREHRSHAGQENMPNLVHPNVTCDGCDGPVVGNRYKCLVCPDYDLCSTCEAKGIHKEHNMIMFSTPLAFPRNRWFRKMHHGVPPCSWMPGWGFPGRAFTCPNSQQAHGSAPSQNPPASGAEKAADSSPSQPSQDSNVNFLKSVGESVAAMLSPLGIDVDIDVEHGGKRSKVSEPSSLNKDSQPSTSSSPQNPQAKDDSQQSDHMETDNIAERMKDIALNSQEREQGESSGSASVGDDDWTHVSSKEVDPSTGELQSLQHLETDEPLSLDQSQAIHAPTGLREAALYPHLPADADPRLIESLSQMLSMGFTDEGGWLTRLLQAKQYDIGSALDTMQSVRHIPRP; from the exons ATGTCGGTGACGGTGAAGGCTTATCTCCTGGGAAAGGATGACAGCCACAAGGAGATCCGCCGCTTTGCCTTTCCCTTACCGGCGGGCACGGGGAGGGCACCGGCTAATGCCACCTCTATGTGTGACGACCTGTCCAGAAAGGTGACAGAGATGTTCCAGGGGCTCAGAGGAGGGCCTTTCCAGATGTTCTACAGAG atGAAGAAGGTGATCTGGTTGCTTTCTCCACTGATGAAGAACTGAATATGGCCTTGTCGGGGCTGAAAGAAGATGTCTTCCGTATCTACCTGAAAG AGAAGAAAGATGGCAAGCGTGAGCATCGTTCACATGCTGGACAGGAAAACATGCCAAACTTGGTTCATCCAAATGTGACTTGTGATGGATGTGATGGACCTGTGGTGGGGAACAGGTACAAGTGCCTGGTTTGTCCAGATTATGACCTGTGCAGCACCTGCGAGGCAAAGGGAATCCATAAGGAGCACAATATGATAATGTTCTCTACTCCTTTG gCTTTCCCACGTAATCGATGGTTCCGAAAAATGCACCATGGGGTTCCACCCTGTTCATGGATGCCTGGCTGGGGTTTTCCTGGCAGGGCCTTCACCTGCCCAAACTCCCAGCAAGCTCATGGAAGCGCACCTTCTCAGAATCCGCCTGCTTCTGGGGCAGAAAAAG CTGCTGATTCAAGTCCCTCACAGCCATCCCAAGATTCCAATGTGAACTTCCTGAAGTCTGTGGGAGAGAGTGTTGCGGCTATGTTGAGTCCCCTGG GTATTGATGTAGACATTGATGTTGAGCATGGTGGCAAACGAAGCAAAGTTTCAGAACCTAGTTCTCTGAACAAAGACTCCCAGCCGAGTACCTCCTCCTCTCCTCAGAATCCTCAGGCCAAAGATGACAGCCAGCAATCTGACCACATGGAAACTGACAATATTGCAGAACGGATGAAAGACATTGCTTTAAATTCTCAAGAACGC GAACAAGGTGAGAGCAGTGGCAGTGCTTCAGTGGGTGATGACGACTGGACTCATGTCTCCTCTAAAGAGGTCGACCCATCCACTGGTGAACTTCAGTCGCTTCAACATCTTGAGACAGATGAGCCGCTCTCCCTGGACCAAAGTCAAGCCATACATGCACCTACAGGGCTTAGGGAGGCCGCTCTGTACCCACATCTTCCAGCAG ATGCGGATCCTCGTCTCATAGAATCCTTGTCCCAGATGCTTTCGATGGGCTTTACAGATGAGGGTGGCTGGCTTACTCGGCTCCTGCAGGCCAAACAGTACGACATAGGGTCTGCCCTGGATACCATGCAGTCTGTGCGGCATATTCCTCGCCCCTAA
- the MRNIP gene encoding MRN complex-interacting protein, producing MVQEFQVLRCFSCQTFQVHQVKKSKTWNCKLCGEKQSLLKVYGQGSGADCRQHVQKLNLLQGEVQQAAEKAVRFDGQEEIKEEYKPVEDTPVGTSFSQEKGNSVSRWSKYLVQHEEEREYVTQESEEKNHTYTDEELFLSQTEMALKPRKQKESVSKGCGFEDQEQIYSTNKAKRFKMCEGRGRSTSIENQHSASANQFVSGKSKWGKFLSTSPAAEINEGGTCRLANVDKEESSVSKLWQKEEETEELVEARLPIPKTRTDGTVLSKASTTSRLNTQSDLQGAWKTHGDNRSLDAHTGEHCAKQLTRFNISPSLTKTSASTNMFQTDEDFDDNY from the exons ATGGTGCAGGAATTCCAGGTTCTTAGGTGCTTCTCCTGCCAAACTTTTCAAGTGCATCAG GTAAAAAAGAGCAAAACATGGAATTGCAAACTGTGTGGAGAGAAGCAGTCGCTGCTAAAG gTGTATGGACAAGGTTCTGGAGCAGACTGCAGACAGCATGTGCAGAAACTGAACCTCCTTCAAGGTGAAGTGCAGCAGGCAGCTGAGAAAGCTGTCAG GTTTGATGGGCAAGAAGAaatcaaagaagaatataaaccTGTTGAAGATACACCAGTAGGAACAAGTTTTTCTCAG GAAAAAGGAAATTCTGTGAGCCGCTGGAGTAAATATCTGGTTCAACATGAAGAGGAACGAGAGTATGTGACgcaagaaagtgaagaaaagaacCACACTTACACAGACGAAGAGTTGTTTTTATCTCAGACAGAAATGGCATTAAAGCCCAG aaaacaaaaagaaagtgtGTCCAAGGGCTGTGGATTTGAGGACCAAGAACAAATATACTCcacaaacaaagcaaaaagattCAAAATGTGTGAG GGCAGGGGAAGGTCCACATCCATAGAAAACCAACATTCTGCCTCCGCAAACCAGTTTGTCTCTGGTAAGTCTAAATGGGGGAAGTTTCTTTCTACCTCTCCTGCCGCCGAAATAAATGAAGGTGGTACCTGCAGGTTGGCAAACGTTGACAAGGAAGAATCTAGTGTGTCAAAGTTATGGCAAAAAGAGGAGGAAACCGAAGAGCTTGTTGAAGCACGATTACCCATCCCTAAAACTAGAACGGATGGGACTGTGCTTAGCAAAGCCTCAACTACATCCCGTCTAAACACCCAGAGTGATTTACAAGGTGCGTGGAAGACTCATGGAGATAACAGGTCACTGGATGCCCACACAGGAGAACATTGTGCCAAGCAACTGACCCGATTCAacatctccccatctctcaccaAGACTTCTGCCTCTACTAACATGTTTCAGACTGACGAAGACTTTGATGATAATTATTGA